Proteins encoded within one genomic window of Clupea harengus chromosome 10, Ch_v2.0.2, whole genome shotgun sequence:
- the prdx6 gene encoding peroxiredoxin-6, producing MKQTDGNKLNAESLKRKLEETVTAAMPGILLGDVFPNFEADTTIGKIKFHDFLGDSWGVLFSHPRDFTPVCTTELACAAKVSDQFVKRNVKMIALSIDSVEDHLSWSKDVMAFNPEKAGSPMPFPIIADHNRKLSVQLGMLDPDELDKDGMPLTARCVFVIGPDKKLKLSILYPATTGRNFDELLRVIDSLQLTAQKKVATPVDWKVGDKVMVIPSLSDEEANKLFPAGFTTKEVPSGKKYLRYTQP from the exons ATGAAGCAAACTGATGGCAACAAATTAAATGCCGAATCGCTAAAGAGGAAAT TGGAAGAGACTGTGACCGCAGCCATGCCAGGTATCTTGCTGGGAGACGTGTTTCCAAATTTCGAGGCTGATACAACAATCGGCAAAATAAAGTTTCACGACTTTTTGGGAGACTC ATGGGGCGTTCTTTTCTCCCATCCTCGTGACTTCACGCCGGTGTGCACCACAGAACTGGCCTGTGCAGCCAAAGTCAGTGATCAGTTTGTCAAGCGCAATGTGAAGATGATCGCTCTGTCCATTGACAGTGTGGAGGACCATCTCAGCTGGAGCAAG GATGTGATGGCCTTCAACCCTGAAAAGGCTGGCTCTCCCATGCCATTCCCCATCATTGCGGATCATAACAGAAAGCTGTCAGTGCAGCTGGGGATGCTGGACCCTGATGAGCTGGACAAAGATGGCATGCCCCTGACTGCTCGTTGC GTCTTTGTGATCGGCCCAGACAAGAAACTGAAGCTGTCTATCCTTTACCCTGCAACAACGGGTCGTAATTTTGATGAGCTGCTGAGGGTCATCGACTCCCTGCAGTTAACCGCCCAGAAGAAAGTTGCCACACCAGTGGACTGGAAG GTTGGCGATAAGGTCATGGTCATCCCCTCCCTTTCTGATGAGGAGGCAAACAAACTCTTCCCCGCTGGCTTCACCACTAAAGAAGTGCCTTCTGGGAAAAAATACCTGCGTTACACACAGCCATGA